One genomic segment of Macaca fascicularis isolate 582-1 chromosome 19, T2T-MFA8v1.1 includes these proteins:
- the RBM42 gene encoding RNA-binding protein 42 isoform X1: protein MAGAGPAPGLPGAGGPVVPGPGAGIPGKSGEERLKEMEAEMALFEQEVLGAPVPGIPTAVPAVPTVPTVPTVEAMQVPAAPVIRPIIATNTYQQVQQTLEARAAAAATVVPPMVGGPPFVGPVGFGPGDRSHLDSPEAREAMFLRRAAVAPQRAPILRPAFVPHVLQRADSALSSAAAGPRPMALRPPHQALVGPPLPGPPGPPMMLPPMARAPGPPLGSMAALRPPLEEPAAPRELGLGLGLGLKEKEEAVVAAAAGLEEASAAVAVGAGAAPAGPAVIGPSLPLALAMPLPEPEPLPLPLEVVRGLLPPLRIPELLSLRPRPRPPRPEPPPGLMALEVPEPLGEDKKKGKPEKLKRCIRTAAGSSWEDPSLLEWDADDFRIFCGDLGNEVNDDILARAFSRFPSFLKAKVIRDKRTGKTKGYGFVSFKDPSDYVRAMREMNGKYVGSRPIKLRKSMWKDRNLDVVRKKQKEKKKLGLR from the exons ATGGCTGGGGCGGGGCCAGCCCCGGGACTCCCGGGTGCAGGAGGACCCGTGGTCCCGGGTCCTGGCGCTGGCATCCCGGGCAAGAGCGGCGAGGAACGCTTGAAGGAAATGGAGGCGGAGATGGCCCT GTTTGAGCAGGAAGTTCTGGGGGCTCCAGTACCCGGAATCCCAACTGCTGTGCCTGCGGTGCCCACGGTCCCCACGGTCCCCACGGTAGAAGCGATGCAGGTCCCAGCGGCTCCTGTGATCCGTCCAATTATCGCGACCAACACATACCAGCAG GTCCAGCAGACTCTGGAGGCCCGGGCAGCTGCTGCAGCCACAGTAGTTCCTCCCATGGTGGGTGGCCCTCCTTTTGTAGGCCCCG TTGGCTTTGGCCCTGGTGATCGGAGTCACCTGGACAGTCCAGAGGCTCGAGAAGCCATGTTCCTGCGGCGGGCAG CTGTGGCCCCCCAGAGGGCCCCTATCCTGCGTCCAGCCTTCGTCCCCCACGTGCTACAGAGAGCAG ATTCTGCTCTCTCCTCTGCAGCAGCCGGCCCCCGCCCTATGGCCCTACGGCCCCCTCACCAGGCCCTTGTGGGCCCCCCTCTGCCTGGGCCCCCTGGACCACCCATGATGCTGCCACCAATGGCTCGGGCTCCAGGTCCCCCGCTGGGCTCCATGGCTGCGCTGAGGCCCCCTCTG GAAGAACCAGCAGCACCCCGAGAGCTGGGCCTAGGCCTGGGGTTGGgcctgaaagagaaagaagaggcagTGGTGGCGGCAGCGGCTGGGCTGGAGGAGGCTAGTGCGGCTGTGGCCGTGGGGGCAGGAGCTGCCCCAGCTGGCCCTGCAGTCATCGGGCCCAGCCTGCCTCTGGCCCTGGCCATGCCCTTGCCCGAGCCTGAGCCCCTGCCCCTCCCGCTGGAGGTCGTCCGCGGCCTTCTGCCCCCACTGCGCATTCCTGAACTCCTGTCCCTGCGTCCTCGGCCCCGGCCCCCTCGGCCAGAGCCACCCCCTGGCCTCATGGCTCTTGAG GTCCCAGAGCCCCTGGGTGAAGACAAGAAGAAGGGGAAGCCAGAGAAATTGAAACGCTGCATTCGCACAGCagcagggagcagctgggagGACCCCAGCCTGCTGGAGTGGGATGCAG aTGACTTCCGGATCTTCTGTGGGGATCTGGGCAATGAGGTGAACGATGACATCTTGGCACGCGCCTTCAGCCGCTTCCCATCCTTCCTTAAGGCCAAGGTGATCCGTGACAAGCGCACAGGCAAGACCAAGGGCTACGGCTTCGTCAGCTTCAAGGACCCCAGCGACTACGTGCGCGCCATGCGTGAGATGAATG GGAAGTATGTGGGCTCGCGCCCCATCAAGCTTCGCAAGAGTATGTGGAAGGACCGGAATCTGGACGTGGTCCgcaagaagcagaaggaaaagaagaagctgGGTCTGAGATAG
- the RBM42 gene encoding RNA-binding protein 42 isoform X3, giving the protein MAGAGPAPGLPGAGGPVVPGPGAGIPGKSGEERLKEMEAEMALFEQEVLGAPVPGIPTAVPAVPTVPTVPTVEAMQVPAAPVIRPIIATNTYQQVQQTLEARAAAAATVVPPMVGGPPFVGPVGFGPGDRSHLDSPEAREAMFLRRAAAGPRPMALRPPHQALVGPPLPGPPGPPMMLPPMARAPGPPLGSMAALRPPLEEPAAPRELGLGLGLGLKEKEEAVVAAAAGLEEASAAVAVGAGAAPAGPAVIGPSLPLALAMPLPEPEPLPLPLEVVRGLLPPLRIPELLSLRPRPRPPRPEPPPGLMALEVPEPLGEDKKKGKPEKLKRCIRTAAGSSWEDPSLLEWDADDFRIFCGDLGNEVNDDILARAFSRFPSFLKAKVIRDKRTGKTKGYGFVSFKDPSDYVRAMREMNGKYVGSRPIKLRKSMWKDRNLDVVRKKQKEKKKLGLR; this is encoded by the exons ATGGCTGGGGCGGGGCCAGCCCCGGGACTCCCGGGTGCAGGAGGACCCGTGGTCCCGGGTCCTGGCGCTGGCATCCCGGGCAAGAGCGGCGAGGAACGCTTGAAGGAAATGGAGGCGGAGATGGCCCT GTTTGAGCAGGAAGTTCTGGGGGCTCCAGTACCCGGAATCCCAACTGCTGTGCCTGCGGTGCCCACGGTCCCCACGGTCCCCACGGTAGAAGCGATGCAGGTCCCAGCGGCTCCTGTGATCCGTCCAATTATCGCGACCAACACATACCAGCAG GTCCAGCAGACTCTGGAGGCCCGGGCAGCTGCTGCAGCCACAGTAGTTCCTCCCATGGTGGGTGGCCCTCCTTTTGTAGGCCCCG TTGGCTTTGGCCCTGGTGATCGGAGTCACCTGGACAGTCCAGAGGCTCGAGAAGCCATGTTCCTGCGGCGGGCAG CAGCCGGCCCCCGCCCTATGGCCCTACGGCCCCCTCACCAGGCCCTTGTGGGCCCCCCTCTGCCTGGGCCCCCTGGACCACCCATGATGCTGCCACCAATGGCTCGGGCTCCAGGTCCCCCGCTGGGCTCCATGGCTGCGCTGAGGCCCCCTCTG GAAGAACCAGCAGCACCCCGAGAGCTGGGCCTAGGCCTGGGGTTGGgcctgaaagagaaagaagaggcagTGGTGGCGGCAGCGGCTGGGCTGGAGGAGGCTAGTGCGGCTGTGGCCGTGGGGGCAGGAGCTGCCCCAGCTGGCCCTGCAGTCATCGGGCCCAGCCTGCCTCTGGCCCTGGCCATGCCCTTGCCCGAGCCTGAGCCCCTGCCCCTCCCGCTGGAGGTCGTCCGCGGCCTTCTGCCCCCACTGCGCATTCCTGAACTCCTGTCCCTGCGTCCTCGGCCCCGGCCCCCTCGGCCAGAGCCACCCCCTGGCCTCATGGCTCTTGAG GTCCCAGAGCCCCTGGGTGAAGACAAGAAGAAGGGGAAGCCAGAGAAATTGAAACGCTGCATTCGCACAGCagcagggagcagctgggagGACCCCAGCCTGCTGGAGTGGGATGCAG aTGACTTCCGGATCTTCTGTGGGGATCTGGGCAATGAGGTGAACGATGACATCTTGGCACGCGCCTTCAGCCGCTTCCCATCCTTCCTTAAGGCCAAGGTGATCCGTGACAAGCGCACAGGCAAGACCAAGGGCTACGGCTTCGTCAGCTTCAAGGACCCCAGCGACTACGTGCGCGCCATGCGTGAGATGAATG GGAAGTATGTGGGCTCGCGCCCCATCAAGCTTCGCAAGAGTATGTGGAAGGACCGGAATCTGGACGTGGTCCgcaagaagcagaaggaaaagaagaagctgGGTCTGAGATAG
- the RBM42 gene encoding RNA-binding protein 42 isoform X2, translated as MAGAGPAPGLPGAGGPVVPGPGAGIPGKSGEERLKEMEAEMALFEQEVLGAPVPGIPTAVPAVPTVPTVPTVEAMQVPAAPVIRPIIATNTYQQVQQTLEARAAAAATVVPPMVGGPPFVGPVGFGPGDRSHLDSPEAREAMFLRRAAVAPQRAPILRPAFVPHVLQRAAAGPRPMALRPPHQALVGPPLPGPPGPPMMLPPMARAPGPPLGSMAALRPPLEEPAAPRELGLGLGLGLKEKEEAVVAAAAGLEEASAAVAVGAGAAPAGPAVIGPSLPLALAMPLPEPEPLPLPLEVVRGLLPPLRIPELLSLRPRPRPPRPEPPPGLMALEVPEPLGEDKKKGKPEKLKRCIRTAAGSSWEDPSLLEWDADDFRIFCGDLGNEVNDDILARAFSRFPSFLKAKVIRDKRTGKTKGYGFVSFKDPSDYVRAMREMNGKYVGSRPIKLRKSMWKDRNLDVVRKKQKEKKKLGLR; from the exons ATGGCTGGGGCGGGGCCAGCCCCGGGACTCCCGGGTGCAGGAGGACCCGTGGTCCCGGGTCCTGGCGCTGGCATCCCGGGCAAGAGCGGCGAGGAACGCTTGAAGGAAATGGAGGCGGAGATGGCCCT GTTTGAGCAGGAAGTTCTGGGGGCTCCAGTACCCGGAATCCCAACTGCTGTGCCTGCGGTGCCCACGGTCCCCACGGTCCCCACGGTAGAAGCGATGCAGGTCCCAGCGGCTCCTGTGATCCGTCCAATTATCGCGACCAACACATACCAGCAG GTCCAGCAGACTCTGGAGGCCCGGGCAGCTGCTGCAGCCACAGTAGTTCCTCCCATGGTGGGTGGCCCTCCTTTTGTAGGCCCCG TTGGCTTTGGCCCTGGTGATCGGAGTCACCTGGACAGTCCAGAGGCTCGAGAAGCCATGTTCCTGCGGCGGGCAG CTGTGGCCCCCCAGAGGGCCCCTATCCTGCGTCCAGCCTTCGTCCCCCACGTGCTACAGAGAGCAG CAGCCGGCCCCCGCCCTATGGCCCTACGGCCCCCTCACCAGGCCCTTGTGGGCCCCCCTCTGCCTGGGCCCCCTGGACCACCCATGATGCTGCCACCAATGGCTCGGGCTCCAGGTCCCCCGCTGGGCTCCATGGCTGCGCTGAGGCCCCCTCTG GAAGAACCAGCAGCACCCCGAGAGCTGGGCCTAGGCCTGGGGTTGGgcctgaaagagaaagaagaggcagTGGTGGCGGCAGCGGCTGGGCTGGAGGAGGCTAGTGCGGCTGTGGCCGTGGGGGCAGGAGCTGCCCCAGCTGGCCCTGCAGTCATCGGGCCCAGCCTGCCTCTGGCCCTGGCCATGCCCTTGCCCGAGCCTGAGCCCCTGCCCCTCCCGCTGGAGGTCGTCCGCGGCCTTCTGCCCCCACTGCGCATTCCTGAACTCCTGTCCCTGCGTCCTCGGCCCCGGCCCCCTCGGCCAGAGCCACCCCCTGGCCTCATGGCTCTTGAG GTCCCAGAGCCCCTGGGTGAAGACAAGAAGAAGGGGAAGCCAGAGAAATTGAAACGCTGCATTCGCACAGCagcagggagcagctgggagGACCCCAGCCTGCTGGAGTGGGATGCAG aTGACTTCCGGATCTTCTGTGGGGATCTGGGCAATGAGGTGAACGATGACATCTTGGCACGCGCCTTCAGCCGCTTCCCATCCTTCCTTAAGGCCAAGGTGATCCGTGACAAGCGCACAGGCAAGACCAAGGGCTACGGCTTCGTCAGCTTCAAGGACCCCAGCGACTACGTGCGCGCCATGCGTGAGATGAATG GGAAGTATGTGGGCTCGCGCCCCATCAAGCTTCGCAAGAGTATGTGGAAGGACCGGAATCTGGACGTGGTCCgcaagaagcagaaggaaaagaagaagctgGGTCTGAGATAG
- the HAUS5 gene encoding HAUS augmin-like complex subunit 5 encodes MELAREARELSCWAAEEMGVPVAARARESTLRRLCLGQGADIWAYILQHVHSQRTVKKIRGNLLWYGHQDSPQVRRKLELEATVTRLRAEIQELDQSLELMERDTEAQDTAMEQALQHTQDTQRRALLLRAQAGAMRRQQHRLRDPMQRLQNQLRRLQDMERKAKVDVTFGSLTSAALGLEPVVLRDVRTACTLRAQFLQNLLLPQAKRGSLLTPHEDHFGTSYQQWLSSAEMLLTNHPPGHILAALEHLAAEREAEIRSLCSGDGLGDTEISRPQAPDQSDSSQTLPSMVHLIQEGWRTVGVLVSQRSALLKERQVLTQRLQGLMEEMERRVLGSSERQVLILGLRGCGLWAELKALRAQSQELEDAAGHRQLLLRELQAKQQRILHWRQLVEETQEQIRLLIKGNSASKTRLCRSPGEVVSLVQRKVVPTSEAVAPQSRELLRCLEEEVRHLPHILLGTLLRHSPGELKPLPTVLPSIHHLHPASPRGSSFIALSHKLGLPPGKASELLLPAAASLRQDLLFLQDQQSLWCWDLLHMKTSLPPGPPTQELLQIQASQEKQQKENLGQALKRLEKLLKQALERIPELQGIVGDWWEQPGQAALSEELCQGLSLPQWRLRWVQAQGVLQKLCS; translated from the exons ATGGAGCTAGCGCGGGAAGCGCGGGAACTGAGTTGCTGGGCGGCCGAAGAGATGGGGGTGCCCGTGGCAGCCCGAGCCCGGGAATCGACGCTGCGCAG GCTGTGTCTGGGCCAGGGGGCTGACATCTGGGCCTACATCTTGCAGCATGTGCACAGTCAGAG GACTGTCAAGAAGATCCGAGGAAACCTACTCTG GTATGGCCACCAGGACAGTCCACAG GTCCGTCGGAAGTTAGAGCTGGAAGCTACCGTGACCCGCCTGCGGGCAGAAATCCAGGAGCTCGACCAGAGCCTGGAGCTGATGGAGCgagacactgaggctcagg ACACAGCCATGGAGCAGGCACTTCAGCACACTCAAGACACCCAGCGTCGAGCTCTCCTCCTCCGGGCCCAAGCTGGGGCCATGCGAAGACAGCAGCATAGGCTCCGAGATCCCATGCAGCGGCTGCAGAATCAACTGAGGCGCCTGCAGGACATGGAGAG GAAAGCCAAAGTAGATGTGACCTTTGGATCCCTCACATCAGCAGCTCTGGGCCTGGAGCCTGTGGTCCTG CGTGATGTTCGAACAGCCTGCACCCTCCGGGCCCAGTTCCTGCAGAACCTCCTGCTTCCCCAGGCCAAGAGAGGCAGCCTCCT AACCCCTCATGAAGACCACTTTGGCACTTCCTACCAGCAGTGGCTGAGCTCTGCGGAG ATGCTGCTGACAAACCACCCCCCGGGCCACATCCTGGCTGCCTTGGAGCACCTGGCTGCAGAGCGGGAGGCAGAGATTCGGTCCCTGTGCAGTGGGGATGGGCTTGGCGATACAGAGATATCCAG ACCCCAGGCCCCGGACCAGTCAGACTCCAGCCAGACCCTGCCGTCCATGGTTCATCTCATCCAG GAGGGCTGGCGGACTGTGGGTGTGCTGGTCTCCCAGCGGAGTGCCCTTCTGAAGGAGCGGCAAGTCCTGACCCAGCGCCTCCAGGGCCTGATGGAAGAGATGGAGAGACGCGTCCTGGGATCCAGTGAGAG GCAAGTGCTGATACTGGGGCTTCGGGGCTGTGGCCTGTGGGCGGAGCTCAAGGCCCTGCGCGCTCAGAGCCAGGAGCTGGAGGATGCAGCCGGGCATCGGCAGCTCCTGCTGAGGGAGCTACAGGCCAAACAGCAGCGGATCCTGCACTGGCGCCAGCTGGTG GAGGAGACCCAGGAACAGATCCGCCTGCTCATCAAGGGAAACTCAGCCAGCAAGACCCGCCTGTGCCGGAGCCCAGGGGAG GTGGTATCTCTGGTCCAGCGAAAGGTGGTCCCTACATCTGAGGCAGTGGCACCGCAGAGCCGGGAGCTGCTGCGCTGTCTGGAGGAGGAAGTCCGGCATTTGCCTCACATTCTGTTGGGCACCCTGCTGCGGCACAGCCCTGGAGA GTTGAAGCCCCTGCCCACAgtcctcccatccatccaccaCCTGCACCCCGCATCCCCAAGGGGCTCCAGCTTCATAGCACTGAGCCACAAGCTGGGGCTGCCCCCAGGGAAG gCCTCGGAGCTGCTCCTGCCGGCAGCTGCCTCTCTTCGCCAGGACCTTCTGTTCCTGCAGGACCAGCAGAGCCTCTGGTGCTGGGATCTGCTCCACATGAAGACCAGCCTGCCGCCGGGCCCTCCCACCCAGG AGCTGCTGCAGATCCAGGCATCCCAGGAAAAACAGCAGAAAGAGAACCTGGGGCAGGCTCTGAAGAGGCTGGAGAAGCTGCTGAAACAGGCGCTGGAGCGAATCCCTGAGCTGCAGGGGATCGTGGGGGACTG GTGGGAGCAGCCAGGCCAGGCCGCCCTCTCTGAGGAGCTCTGCCAGGGCCTGTCCCTGCCCCAGTGGCGGCTGCGCTGGGTTCAGGCCCAGGGGGTCCTGCAGAAGCTGTGCAGCTGA